The following are from one region of the Trichoplusia ni isolate ovarian cell line Hi5 chromosome 1, tn1, whole genome shotgun sequence genome:
- the LOC113495739 gene encoding YTH domain-containing protein 1, translating into MEVSNNTDAVNLGVGEVEAEIGEELKQLEEGKDFDTRSEVTSSSSSESSSPSISSVSTKSKERRATRKRSNSAASHSPVQHKRRCVTNSNSKVKTYDYMTKLNYLFRDTRFFLIKSNNAENITLSKAKGVWSTLPQNEANLNQAYRESRNVLLIFSVKESGKFAGFARLGSESRRDVAPISWVLPPGLSAKVLDGVFKVDWICRKDLPFSSTLHLYNPWNEGKPVKIGRDGQEIEPKVAEELCRLFPEDDGIEMTPILRKSKEASKKAYLKSGGNYRTYRAPLSTRGSNYRNRLNSSSRSRRKMFMSPRSRISSGSYKRRSPSPYMRDRLPAWFGRNRDGYNSSSSAAEAYVAEYMRSMHHQLPPLPYVPPPGFSGALSTYDGIPPPPPPPPPRYYDIADYPRSVLVYDKRSYERSVDEFLWRTSDRSRGRSRERESHRSYRDRR; encoded by the coding sequence ATGGAGGTCTCAAACAACACGGACGCCGTCAACCTTGGCGTTGGTGAAGTAGAAGCAGAAATTGGAgaagaattaaaacaattagaGGAAGGAAAAGATTTTGATACACGTAGTGAAGTGACCAGTTCATCTTCTAGTGAGTCGAGCTCTCCTAGTATAAGTTCAGTTAGCACTAAATCCAAAGAACGACGCGCGACTCGTAAACGAAGCAATTCTGCTGCAAGCCATTCACCTGTACAACATAAACGACGATGCGTTACAAACAGTAACAGCAAAGTTAAGACATATGATTATATGACTaagttgaattatttattcagaGATACACGATTCTTTCTAATCAAATCCAATAATGCAGAAAACATAACATTGTCTAAAGCAAAAGGCGTGTGGTCTACATTACCACAAAATGAAGCTAATTTAAATCAAGCCTATAGAGAATCacgaaatgttttattaatattttcagtaaaagaAAGTGGCAAATTTGCCGGATTTGCTCGTTTAGGTAGTGAGTCACGGCGAGACGTTGCCCCTATATCGTGGGTGCTTCCTCCTGGTCTGTCTGCGAAAGTACTTGATGGCGTATTTAAAGTAGATTGGATTTGCCGAAAAGATTTGCCTTTTAGTAGTACTCTTCACCTCTATAATCCTTGGAATGAGGGGAAGCCAGTCAAAATTGGCAGAGATGGGCAAGAAATAGAGCCAAAAGTTGCTGAGGAACTGTGTAGGCTATTTCCAGAAGACGATGGCATTGAAATGACACCAATTCTTAGAAAGTCTAAGGAGGCATCAAAGAAAGCATATTTGAAAAGTGGAGGTAACTACAGAACTTATCGTGCTCCTCTTTCAACAAGAGGATCCAACTATAGAAATCGCTTAAATTCATCATCTAGAAGTAGACGAAAGATGTTTATGTCTCCAAGGAGTAGAATTTCATCTGGTTCTTATAAACGGCGGTCTCCTTCACCCTACATGAGAGACCGTTTACCTGCTTGGTTTGGTCGGAACCGTGATGGTTATAACAGCAGCAGTTCTGCAGCTGAAGCTTATGTTGCTGAATATATGAGATCAATGCACCATCAGTTGCCACCATTGCCTTATGTGCCCCCGCCTGGGTTTAGTGGAGCACTCTCAACCTACGATGGAATACccccaccgccgccgccgcctccgccgcgTTACTATGACATAGCAGATTATCCACGATCTGTGTTAGTTTATGATAAAAGATCTTATGAACGATCTGTGGATGAATTTCTGTGGCGTACATCAGATCGCTCTCGTGGGCGTAGTCGTGAACGCGAATCACACAGATCTTACCGGGATCGACGATGA
- the LOC113495765 gene encoding glutamate receptor ionotropic, NMDA 2B: MQTRAALMALAALGALAAAAALAAAAERGSGIKVGGGGAGGGARDAGRGSGVRVGGDGQRRPRTSPAPPPPRAPSTITAALVVPHKAFGTRDYTKAEKAALSKLPRKLKLFSHVRLNITLSTQGLTPSPMSILDSLCKEFLAVNVSAILYLMNHEQYGRSTASAQYFLQLAGYLGIPVIAWNADNSGLEKRASHASLRLQLAPSIEHQTAAMLSILERYKWHQFSVVTSAIAGHDDFIQAVRERVIALQDRFKFTILNAIVVKRSSDLNELVTSEARVMLLYATREEAAEILSAAGDLHLTGENFVWIVTQSVLGSMQQPNKFPVGMLGVHFDTSSSSLIAEIATAVKVFAYGVESYVSEPENIRYPLGTRLSCSGAGAGEARWSTGERFYRHLRNVSVEGEAGRPSIEFTPDGELKAAELKIMNLRPALGEQLVWEEIGTWNSYPRERLIIKDIVWPGGLHTPPQGVPEKFHMRITFLEEPPYINLAPPDPVSGRCSLDRGVICRVAPEVEVAGLEAGAAHGNSSLYQCCSGFCIDLLQQLAEQLGFTYELVRVEDGRWGTLHHGKWNGLIADLVNKKTDMVLTSLIINSDREAVVDFSVPFMETGVAIVVAKRTGIISPTAFLEPFDTASWMLVGAVAIQAATFSIFFFEWLSPSGFDCSTGNNSKRVPQNRFSLCRTYWIVWAVLFQASVHVDSPRGFTARFMTNMWAMFAVVFLAIYTANLAAFMITREEYHELSGLDDPRIARPLTQRPPLKFGTVPWSHTDATLAKYFMEPHAYMAQYNRSTVSAGVTSVLTGELDAFIYDGTVLDYLVSQDEDCRLLTVGSWYAMSGYGLAFTRNSKYVSMFNKRLLDLRANGDLERLRRYWMTGTCKPNKQEHKSSDPLALEQFLSAFLLLMAGILLAALLLLLEHVYFRYLRSHLAASSAGSCCALVSLSMGQSLTFHGAVVEAAARGFGERSHCRSAVCAGQVWRARHERDMAVARARQLAAALAAHGLAAPPRRLASAGALLAGGRHDATHVRTLRPPADLLPDLDRPLSCGDLRARERTRVEMETVL, translated from the exons ATGCAGACGCGCGCAGCTCTTATGGCCCTGGCGGCGCTGGgagcgctggcggcggcggcggcactGGCGGCGGCAGCGGAGCGAGGCAGCGGTATCAAGGTGGGCGGCGGCGGAGCGGGCGGTGGCGCTCGCGACGCCGGCCGCGGCAGCGGTGTTCGCGTTGGTGGAGACGGGCAGCGACGTCCGCGCACATCACCCGCACCGCCCCCGCCGCGCGCTCCTTCCACGATTACAGCAGCGCTTGTTGTGCCACACAAAGCCTTCGGCACGCGTGATTATACGAAAGCCGAAAAGGCCGCGCTATCGAAATTACCGCGAAAACTAAAACTCTTCTCACACGTGCGCCTAAATATTACGCTTTCAACGCAAGGCTTGACACCGAGTCCTATGT CAATCCTGGATTCGCTCTGTAAAGAATTTCTAGCCGTCAATGTGTCTGCTATCCTCTATCTTATGAATCATGAACAATACGGGCGTTCTACTGCCTCTGCACAGTATTTTCTACAACTCGCCGGCTATCTTGGCATACCG GTAATCGCGTGGAACGCTGACAATAGCGGCCTTGAAAAGCGAGCATCACATGCATCTCTGCGTCTACAGCTTGCTCCTTCAATAGAACATCAAACGGCAGCAATGCTGTCGATATTAGAACGATATAAGTGGCATCAGTTTAGTGTGGTTACATCGGCGATCGCAGGCCATGACGATTTTATACAGGCTGTACGCGAAAGAGTTATTGCCCTCCAA GATCGATTTAAGTTCACTATATTGAACGCGATAGTAGTAAAACGGTCTTCGGATCTGAACGAGCTTGTGACTAGTGAGGCTCGTGTAATGCTCCTGTACGCAACGCGCGAGGAAGCCGCGGAAATCCTGTCTGCTGCTGGTGACTTGCATCTGACTGGCGAAAATTTTGTATGGATTGTCACACAAAGTGTTCTTGGTTCCATGCAACAACCTAATAAATTTCCGGTCGGGATGCTTG GTGTGCATTTCGACACATCCAGTTCGTCGTTAATCGCTGAGATAGCGACTGCTGTCAAAGTCTTCGCGTACGGAGTTGAATCTTATGTATCAGAGCCAGAGAATATACGATACCCGTTGGGAACTCGGCTGTCCTGCAGCGGAGCGGGCGCAGGAGAGGCGCGATGGTCAACCGGTGAAAGGTTTTACCGACATCTGCGCAATGTTAGCGTTGAAGGTGAAGCTGGACGTCCTAGTATAGAGTTTACACCTGACGGAGAACTGAAAGCCGCggaacttaaaataatgaatcttCGACCTGCCCTGGGTGAACAg cTGGTATGGGAAGAAATCGGTACCTGGAATTCCTACCCAAGGGAGAGGTTGATCATCAAAGATATAGTATGGCCGGGTGGCTTGCATACTCCACCGCAGGGAGTACCAGAAAAGTTTCACATGCGAATAACATTTCTAGAAGAACCGCCATACATTAACTTGGCTCCACCGGACCCAGTGAGCGGCAGATGCTCACTAGACCGGGGCGTTATTTGTCGCGTGGCTCCTGAAGTGGAAGTAGCAGG attggAGGCTGGAGCTGCTCACGGCAATAGTTCTTTGTACCAGTGCTGCAGTGGTTTCTGTATAGATTTGCTGCAACAACTGGCGGAACAGCTGGGGTTCACGTACGAGCTTGTTCGAGTTGAAGATGGAAGATGGGGAACTCTACATCATGGAAAATGGAATGGTCTTATTGCAGATCTGGTCAACAAAAAAACTGACATG GTACTAACATCTCTGATTATAAATTCGGATAGAGAAGCTGTGGTGGATTTTAGCGTGCCCTTTATGGAAACCGGCGTTGCCATCGTAGTCGCAAAACGGACGGGTATAATTTCTCCCACAGCTTTCTTAGAACCATTCGACACGGCCTCGTGGATGCTGGTGGGAGCTGTTGCTATACAAGCAGCCACATTTTCGATATTTTTCTTCGAGTGGCTCTCCCCTAGTGGGTTCGATTGTTCTACTGGCAACAATTCCAAACGAGTGCCGCAAAATCGATTCTCACTATGTCGAACTTATTGGATTGTCTGGGCAGTACTTTTTCAG gCGTCAGTGCACGTAGATTCACCTCGAGGATTCACCGCCCGGTTTATGACAAACATGTGGGCGATGTTTGCAGTGGTATTTCTTGCGATATACACTGCTAACCTCGCTGCCTTCATGATCACCAGAGAAGAGTATCATGAATTAAGTGGCTTAGACGATCCAAGGATAGCGAGGCCACTTACTCAAAGACCACCATTGAAATTTGGAACAGTACCTTGGTCTCATACAGACGCAACTCTCGCAAAATATTTCATGGAGCCACACGCCTACATGGCTCA aTACAATCGGAGTACAGTTAGTGCAGGAGTCACCAGCGTTCTGACTGGCGAACTCGATGCTTTCATCTATGATGGCACTGTCTTAGACTATCTAGTATCACAA GACGAAGACTGCAGACTTTTAACTGTAGGTTCGTGGTACGCCATGTCTGGTTATGGCCTAGCATTTACACGTAATTCTAAGTATGTCAGTATGTTCAATAAGAGATTACTTGACTTGAGAGCTAATGGGGACCTTGAAAGGTTACgcag atattggATGACGGGGACATGTAAGCCTAACAAGCAAGAACACAAGTCATCGGATCCCTTGGCTTTGGAACAATTCTTGTCAGCATTTCTGCTGCTTATGGCTGGCATACTTCTCGCAGCGCTATTGCTGTTGCTCGAGCATGTCTACTTCCGATACCTCCGCTCACACCTAGCAGCATCGTCTGCGGGATCCTGCTGCGCGCTGGTATCACTATCTATGG GACAATCTTTAACATTTCACGGTGCCGTTGTTGAGGCGGCGGCACGTGGATTCGGGGAGCGGAGTCATTGCCGCTCTGCAGTTTGCGCTGGTCAG GTGTGGCGCGCTCGGCATGAGCGCGATATGGCCGTTGCTCGCGCGCGGCagctggcggcggcgctggcggcaCACGGGctggccgcgccgccgcgccgcctggCCTCAGCGGGCGCGCTGCTGGCCGGTGGCCGCCACGACGCCACGCACGTGCGCACGCTGCGCCCGCCGGCAGACCTGCTGCCCGACCTCGACCGACCGCTCTCTTGCGGGGATTTACGCGCAAG